The following proteins are encoded in a genomic region of Prochlorococcus marinus XMU1408:
- a CDS encoding histidine phosphatase family protein has translation MTLRLIFVRHGLSSFNKEGRIQGRNDLSTLTKEGQSQAEAAGKIISSIPIDAVYSSPLQRASETTKIIIKQHQSKLQATYTNDLLEVDLGPWSGLTKNELKNLHPDKFAIWEKEPKELTINREDGSKFQPIKELLTQAENFLKSIFKSFCDSNKTILIVAHNAILRCLILKLINEPSKGFRRIKLDNTSISICNIDFNNWEDRQVQIQCLNNIAHLKPSLPKNNSKKRIILVRHGETNWNKQGRFQGQIDIPLNQNGKEQANAAREFMKHISIQKAFSSPLSRPRETAEIILKEHPGIEISLKDNLKEIGHGKWEGKLESEIKSDWPDLLETWKISPEEVQMPEGENINQVSTRSITGWVEICKDLKDNETALVVAHDAVNKTILCHLLGLTPSEIWMIKQGNGGITVIDISEKEGQPDQIACLNVTSHLGGIIDTTAIGAL, from the coding sequence ATGACATTGCGTCTAATTTTTGTCCGTCATGGATTGAGTAGTTTTAATAAGGAAGGTCGTATTCAAGGAAGAAACGACCTTTCAACATTGACTAAAGAGGGACAATCGCAAGCAGAAGCAGCCGGAAAAATAATCTCTTCTATTCCAATAGATGCGGTTTACAGCTCTCCTTTACAAAGAGCTTCAGAAACTACAAAAATTATTATCAAACAACATCAAAGTAAACTTCAAGCAACTTACACGAATGATCTTTTAGAAGTTGACCTGGGTCCCTGGAGTGGGTTAACAAAAAATGAACTAAAGAATCTTCACCCTGATAAGTTTGCAATATGGGAAAAAGAACCAAAAGAACTAACTATAAATAGAGAAGACGGTTCTAAATTTCAGCCAATTAAAGAACTTTTAACCCAAGCAGAAAATTTTCTCAAGTCAATATTTAAGTCTTTTTGTGATTCTAATAAAACAATTTTAATTGTTGCCCATAATGCAATTCTTAGATGCTTAATACTCAAATTAATTAATGAGCCGTCAAAAGGATTCAGAAGAATTAAATTAGACAACACCTCGATCTCAATTTGTAATATTGACTTTAATAATTGGGAAGATAGGCAAGTTCAAATTCAATGTCTCAATAATATCGCCCATTTAAAACCTAGTCTTCCAAAAAATAATAGTAAAAAAAGAATTATTTTAGTGAGACATGGTGAAACAAATTGGAATAAGCAAGGGAGGTTCCAAGGACAAATTGACATTCCTTTGAATCAGAATGGAAAAGAACAAGCCAATGCTGCAAGAGAATTTATGAAACATATTTCTATTCAAAAAGCTTTTAGTAGTCCTCTCTCAAGGCCAAGAGAAACAGCAGAGATAATTCTAAAAGAACATCCAGGAATTGAAATCTCTCTAAAAGATAACCTTAAAGAAATTGGTCACGGCAAATGGGAAGGAAAACTAGAGTCTGAGATTAAGTCCGACTGGCCAGATCTTCTTGAAACATGGAAAATCTCTCCTGAAGAAGTCCAAATGCCTGAAGGAGAAAATATAAATCAAGTCTCCACAAGATCCATTACTGGTTGGGTAGAAATATGTAAAGATCTTAAAGACAATGAAACTGCATTGGTTGTTGCTCACGATGCAGTAAACAAAACCATTCTTTGCCATCTCTTGGGTTTAACGCCATCTGAAATTTGGATGATCAAACAAGGAAATGGTGGAATTACAGTTATTGATATCTCCGAGAAAGAAGGGCAACCAGATCAAATAGCTTGCCTAAATGTTACTTCTCACTTAGGGGGGATTATCGACACAACAGCTATTGGAGCGCTTTAA
- a CDS encoding CPBP family intramembrane glutamic endopeptidase → MGQAKIGWKWAIALFSLLLTVLIWRQGLKESFDRPSVAPRISLMQTEMAVSASSSVPESIKDIFLDSEPQKKLYQTLKNISFEQIDDRQRLLLAVLEESESEQKLILKKDFKDKNFETVKKYLLDRNKGKELDEFPDSNEINLDPLLYQTSCLRLGFSEAKCINKRYNSRVALRLLTSQLLPFIASFLGTILLINYILVFLRKKNTQWPEIIAPPLSLIDMVLLISGGFVVIGEVVFPALVIPITDLLFNNLSSPLKDSLRVLIGYCSMTIGPLLIIRYQLMGIVSSKTEGGWLQWKIKPIKEGILKALAGWLMIMPLVLLVGWLMNEVIGDQGGSNPLLELVLSSDEFIPLFFLLITTVVLAPVFEELVFRGVLLPVLVSKVGKISGVLFSALIFALAHLSVGELPPLFVLGVGLGLMRLSSGRLFPCALMHSLWNGVTFASLMLVA, encoded by the coding sequence ATGGGACAAGCCAAAATTGGTTGGAAATGGGCTATAGCTCTATTTTCATTGCTTTTAACTGTTCTTATTTGGCGTCAAGGCTTGAAAGAAAGCTTTGATCGTCCATCAGTAGCACCAAGGATTTCATTGATGCAAACTGAAATGGCTGTGTCAGCTTCTTCCTCAGTACCTGAATCGATTAAAGATATATTTTTAGATTCAGAACCTCAAAAAAAACTTTATCAAACTCTTAAAAATATTTCTTTTGAACAAATTGATGATAGACAGAGGTTGTTGCTAGCTGTTCTTGAAGAGTCTGAGAGTGAGCAAAAACTAATATTAAAGAAAGACTTTAAGGATAAAAACTTTGAGACTGTTAAGAAATACTTACTAGATAGAAATAAAGGTAAAGAATTAGATGAATTTCCTGATTCTAATGAGATAAATTTAGATCCTTTACTTTATCAGACCTCTTGCTTAAGGCTTGGATTCTCTGAGGCAAAATGTATTAATAAAAGATATAATTCAAGAGTTGCTTTAAGGCTATTAACTTCTCAGCTATTACCATTTATTGCTTCTTTTCTAGGGACAATATTATTGATTAATTATATTTTGGTTTTTTTAAGAAAGAAAAATACTCAATGGCCAGAAATTATCGCTCCTCCTTTATCACTAATAGATATGGTTCTTTTAATTTCCGGTGGTTTTGTAGTTATTGGCGAGGTTGTTTTTCCTGCACTTGTAATACCAATAACTGATTTATTATTTAATAATTTATCCTCTCCTCTAAAAGATTCTTTAAGAGTACTTATCGGATACTGCTCAATGACTATAGGTCCTTTATTAATTATTAGATATCAATTAATGGGCATTGTTTCTTCAAAAACAGAAGGAGGATGGTTGCAATGGAAAATCAAACCTATCAAAGAAGGAATTCTTAAAGCACTTGCTGGATGGCTAATGATTATGCCTTTGGTTTTGCTTGTTGGGTGGCTAATGAATGAGGTTATAGGGGACCAAGGTGGTAGCAACCCTTTGTTGGAACTTGTTTTAAGTAGTGATGAATTTATCCCATTATTCTTTCTGTTGATTACAACGGTTGTTTTGGCTCCAGTATTTGAGGAGCTGGTTTTCAGGGGTGTTCTTCTTCCTGTATTAGTATCCAAGGTTGGCAAAATTAGCGGAGTTTTATTCAGTGCTCTGATCTTTGCTTTGGCTCATCTAAGTGTAGGAGAATTACCTCCTTTATTTGTTTTAGGTGTTGGTCTTGGATTAATGAGATTGAGTTCAGGAAGGCTGTTCCCTTGTGCTCTGATGCATTCTTTATGGAATGGAGTAACTTTTGCTAGTTTGATGTTGGTAGCTTGA
- a CDS encoding peptidoglycan D,D-transpeptidase FtsI family protein: MTNFNSRDKRMGFKVKTLSPLSGYRFRIVFFILCLGLGGLFFRVGWIQLLQSEELKAKARVVQTEKKSPLGTRRSILDRNGKLVAIDEKRFKLWAHPRYFNFPGDSYGTVRKPVEVAKLLSLPLSKSVDDILKDFGNYSSGVKLADGLTQEKANEIKKLGISGIDLEAYPQRLYPHGSLFANVVGFLDLDRRPQAGLELSLDRKLRRLEKTSVLSKGADGTPLPIGIKRGVFDEDQLNLQLTLDVRLQEVAVKEISKQVKEWNAKKGVVIVMNIDSGELLALASAPSYDPNKYWEYSPSLFKEWSVQELFEPGSTFKPINLALALEEGVINPNGEINDDGLVTVGGWPLSNWDRNPNGILNFAEVLQVSSNVGMVKIMRKLNPTSYWQRLKQLGIDEMPETDLPGAVAGHIKSKQIFVNQPIEPAVASFGQGFSITPLKLAQLHALIANGGKLVTPHITKGLKGDYQSFSTRLPESKQVLTPEATKTVLGWMETVVEKGSGIEATVPGYRIGGKTGTAQKSQDGKNYDSKICSFVASLPIDDPRFVVLVVVDEPQKPFAYGSTVAVPVAKKIIETLLVIEQIPPSTGRIENLAKKS; this comes from the coding sequence ATGACAAATTTTAATTCGAGAGATAAGAGAATGGGATTTAAGGTGAAAACTCTTTCGCCTCTATCTGGTTATCGGTTTAGAATTGTCTTTTTTATCTTGTGCCTTGGACTTGGAGGCCTTTTTTTTAGAGTAGGTTGGATTCAATTATTGCAGTCTGAAGAATTAAAAGCTAAAGCACGAGTAGTTCAAACTGAAAAGAAGAGCCCTCTTGGTACACGTCGATCTATTTTAGATCGAAATGGAAAACTAGTAGCAATAGATGAAAAACGTTTTAAGCTTTGGGCTCATCCTAGATATTTTAATTTTCCAGGTGATTCATATGGAACTGTGCGTAAGCCAGTAGAGGTGGCAAAACTTCTTTCTTTACCACTATCTAAAAGCGTAGATGATATTTTAAAGGATTTTGGGAATTATTCTTCTGGGGTAAAGCTTGCCGATGGGTTAACTCAAGAAAAAGCTAATGAAATTAAGAAACTTGGAATTAGTGGTATTGATTTAGAGGCTTATCCACAAAGACTTTATCCTCATGGATCACTTTTTGCAAATGTAGTTGGTTTTTTAGATTTAGATAGAAGACCTCAGGCTGGATTAGAGTTGAGTTTAGATAGAAAACTGAGACGTTTAGAAAAAACAAGTGTACTTAGCAAAGGTGCTGATGGAACACCTTTGCCTATTGGGATTAAGCGTGGTGTATTTGATGAAGACCAATTGAATTTGCAACTAACTTTAGATGTAAGACTTCAAGAGGTAGCCGTTAAAGAAATTTCAAAGCAAGTAAAGGAGTGGAATGCAAAAAAAGGTGTAGTAATAGTTATGAATATTGATAGTGGAGAATTGTTAGCATTAGCTTCTGCTCCAAGTTATGATCCTAATAAATACTGGGAATATTCACCATCTCTTTTTAAAGAGTGGTCAGTTCAGGAATTATTTGAACCTGGTTCTACTTTTAAACCTATCAACTTAGCACTCGCATTGGAAGAGGGCGTCATAAACCCAAATGGAGAAATAAATGATGATGGTCTAGTTACTGTTGGAGGTTGGCCACTCTCTAATTGGGATCGTAATCCCAATGGAATATTGAACTTTGCTGAGGTATTACAAGTCTCAAGTAATGTAGGCATGGTAAAGATTATGAGAAAATTAAATCCAACTAGTTATTGGCAAAGATTAAAACAACTAGGTATCGACGAGATGCCAGAGACTGATTTGCCTGGTGCAGTTGCTGGACACATAAAATCTAAGCAGATATTTGTCAATCAACCGATTGAACCTGCAGTTGCTTCATTTGGGCAGGGCTTTTCGATTACCCCTCTTAAGCTTGCGCAATTACACGCATTGATAGCTAACGGAGGAAAACTTGTTACTCCTCATATCACTAAAGGGTTGAAAGGTGATTACCAATCCTTTTCTACTCGCCTTCCAGAATCTAAACAGGTGTTAACACCAGAAGCCACTAAGACGGTTCTTGGATGGATGGAAACAGTTGTTGAGAAAGGAAGCGGTATAGAAGCAACTGTTCCCGGTTATCGAATTGGGGGAAAAACAGGTACGGCGCAAAAATCGCAGGATGGTAAAAACTATGATTCAAAAATTTGTAGCTTTGTTGCAAGTCTTCCTATTGATGACCCTAGATTTGTTGTTTTGGTGGTAGTTGACGAACCTCAAAAACCATTTGCTTATGGTTCAACCGTAGCAGTTCCTGTGGCCAAAAAAATCATTGAGACTTTGCTTGTTATTGAACAAATACCTCCAAGTACTGGGAGAATTGAGAATTTGGCAAAAAAAAGCTAA
- a CDS encoding transaldolase: MQSLLEKLSSMTVVVADTGDLEAIKKFHPRDATTNPSLILAAAQIPAYQNLIDKALTNSREMLGTEASNSDVVKEALDELCVVFGKEILKLIPGRVSTEVDARLSFDTEATILKARKIIAKYNQAGISNDRVLIKIASTWEGIKAAEVLEKENIHCNLTLLFNFYQAVACADAGVTLISPFVGRILDWYKKATGKDFYPGIEDPGVISVTKIFNYFKSNGYKTEVMGASFRNIEEITELAGCDLLTISPKLLQQLNETYSDLPIKLNAQNPLVIDEKIHLDQTSFELMMAGDKMATEKLTEGIKGFSQAIEKLENQLNERIELIEEGIALAL, translated from the coding sequence ATGCAATCCCTTCTTGAGAAGTTATCTTCAATGACTGTAGTAGTTGCTGATACTGGTGACCTTGAGGCGATTAAAAAATTTCACCCCAGAGATGCCACCACAAACCCTTCTTTGATTTTGGCGGCCGCACAGATACCTGCCTATCAAAATTTGATTGATAAAGCCCTGACTAATTCTAGAGAAATGTTGGGGACCGAAGCCTCAAATAGCGATGTAGTTAAAGAAGCTTTGGATGAATTATGTGTTGTCTTTGGGAAAGAGATTTTGAAATTAATTCCTGGTCGTGTCTCAACAGAAGTTGATGCAAGACTGAGTTTTGATACTGAGGCCACTATTTTGAAAGCTAGAAAAATAATTGCTAAATATAATCAAGCAGGTATTTCTAATGATCGTGTTTTAATTAAAATAGCTTCTACTTGGGAAGGTATTAAGGCCGCTGAAGTATTAGAGAAAGAAAATATTCATTGCAATCTAACTTTATTGTTTAATTTTTATCAAGCTGTTGCATGTGCTGATGCTGGTGTGACTTTAATATCTCCTTTTGTTGGTAGAATTTTAGACTGGTATAAAAAAGCTACAGGAAAAGATTTTTATCCAGGAATTGAAGATCCTGGTGTAATTTCGGTTACTAAAATATTTAATTACTTTAAGTCAAATGGTTATAAAACAGAAGTTATGGGGGCAAGTTTCAGGAATATTGAAGAAATCACAGAGCTTGCTGGATGTGATCTCCTAACGATTTCTCCTAAGTTGCTTCAGCAACTTAATGAAACTTATTCTGACTTGCCTATTAAGCTAAATGCACAAAACCCTTTAGTAATTGATGAGAAGATTCATCTAGATCAAACATCTTTTGAACTTATGATGGCTGGAGATAAAATGGCGACCGAAAAACTTACCGAAGGAATAAAAGGTTTTAGTCAAGCAATTGAGAAATTAGAGAATCAATTGAATGAAAGAATTGAGTTAATTGAAGAAGGAATTGCCCTTGCTTTATGA
- a CDS encoding NAD(P)/FAD-dependent oxidoreductase, translating into MTIIDVAIIGGGASGCTTAFHLAYKGKSVCILEKNNSSAERTCGGGMSAAVQKWFPFNLMSIVEEVITNVEFSWCNTDKVVAELSGDSPFWILKRENLDSFLLGQALNSGCNILTTFIVVKIIKKNSNIWQITALDGRQIEAKAVVIADGSQSQWPKTFNLGPKNLKFASTFSGRIKRKGKLRSETARFEFGLVKNGFAWAFPLKDEINIGIGTFLDSKNSIPIDKILKSFLPDLGLEPCDVTGQEKKLRIWNGHNNLSGDGILLVGDAASLCDPFLAEGLRPALMSGYEAANCLVNWLDGEINNLDNYTNNMKKNWGNSMAWGKRISQVFYRFPKVGYQLGVKRPTAPERIAQILSGEMSYEDIAKRVINRLIFQKSRS; encoded by the coding sequence TTGACAATTATTGATGTTGCCATTATTGGAGGGGGTGCATCTGGATGTACAACAGCATTTCATCTAGCCTATAAAGGTAAAAGCGTATGTATTCTTGAAAAAAACAATTCCTCTGCTGAAAGGACCTGCGGGGGGGGGATGTCTGCTGCAGTACAAAAATGGTTTCCTTTTAACCTTATGTCAATTGTTGAGGAAGTAATAACAAATGTAGAATTTAGTTGGTGCAATACTGACAAGGTTGTTGCTGAGCTCTCTGGCGATTCTCCTTTTTGGATTCTCAAACGAGAAAATCTCGATTCGTTTTTATTAGGTCAAGCACTAAATTCTGGCTGTAATATATTAACTACTTTTATCGTCGTTAAAATAATAAAAAAGAATTCTAATATTTGGCAAATAACAGCTCTTGATGGGAGACAAATAGAGGCCAAGGCAGTTGTTATTGCTGATGGATCCCAATCACAGTGGCCAAAAACTTTTAATTTAGGTCCAAAGAATCTGAAATTTGCTTCCACTTTCTCAGGAAGAATTAAAAGAAAGGGAAAATTAAGAAGTGAAACTGCCAGATTCGAATTTGGTCTCGTAAAAAATGGATTCGCATGGGCCTTTCCATTAAAGGATGAAATAAATATTGGAATAGGAACTTTTCTAGATAGTAAAAATTCAATTCCCATTGATAAAATCCTAAAATCTTTTCTTCCTGATCTAGGACTTGAGCCCTGTGATGTAACTGGTCAAGAGAAAAAATTGAGAATATGGAATGGCCACAATAATTTAAGCGGAGACGGAATTCTTCTTGTTGGTGATGCTGCATCATTATGTGATCCTTTTTTAGCAGAGGGATTAAGACCGGCCTTGATGAGCGGATATGAAGCCGCAAACTGTCTTGTTAATTGGTTAGATGGAGAAATTAATAATTTAGATAATTACACTAATAATATGAAAAAGAACTGGGGCAATTCGATGGCTTGGGGAAAAAGAATTTCTCAAGTTTTTTATCGTTTTCCTAAAGTCGGTTATCAGTTAGGAGTTAAAAGACCCACTGCACCAGAAAGAATTGCTCAAATTCTTTCTGGTGAGATGAGCTACGAAGACATTGCAAAAAGAGTAATTAACAGATTAATCTTTCAAAAGTCAAGGTCATAA
- the frr gene encoding ribosome recycling factor, with the protein MSNKELKHTMGKSVEAAQRNFNTIRTGRANTSLLDRITVEYYGAETPLKSLATISTPDSQTIAIQPFDLGSLATIEKAIATSDLGFTPNNDGKIIRINVPPLTEERRKEFCKLASKYAEEGKVALRNIRRDAIEKVKKSEKDGDLSEDQSRDEQETIQKETDHFINDIEKKLAEKEAEILKV; encoded by the coding sequence ATGTCAAACAAAGAGCTTAAACACACAATGGGTAAATCTGTAGAAGCTGCTCAAAGAAACTTTAATACCATAAGGACTGGAAGGGCTAATACATCATTATTAGACAGAATAACAGTCGAATACTATGGGGCCGAAACACCACTAAAGTCTCTTGCGACCATCTCAACACCTGACTCCCAAACAATTGCAATCCAACCATTCGATTTAGGTTCACTGGCCACAATTGAAAAAGCTATAGCGACAAGTGATCTAGGTTTCACTCCCAATAATGATGGAAAAATAATCCGTATAAATGTTCCACCTCTAACTGAAGAAAGAAGAAAAGAATTTTGTAAACTTGCTTCCAAGTATGCAGAAGAAGGAAAAGTTGCCCTTAGAAATATACGTCGTGATGCAATAGAAAAAGTAAAAAAATCAGAAAAAGACGGTGACCTTTCTGAAGATCAAAGCAGAGATGAACAAGAAACAATTCAAAAAGAGACTGATCACTTTATTAATGATATTGAAAAAAAACTTGCAGAAAAAGAAGCTGAGATATTAAAAGTTTGA
- the pyrH gene encoding UMP kinase — MTYSRALIKLSGEALMGEKPYGIDPEIVQSIAKDVSKVAENGTQIAIVVGGGNIFRGLKGSAAGMDRATADYVGMLATVMNAITLQDGLERAGVPTRVQSAIDMQQIAEPYIRRRAIRHLEKGRVVVFGGGCGNPFFTTDTTAALRAAEINAEVVFKATKVDGVYNRDPKKFPDAVKYENLTFQDVLTNEIEVMDSTAIALCKDNKIPIVVFNIFQPGNIAKAISGEPIGSRISNSS, encoded by the coding sequence ATGACATACTCTAGAGCACTTATAAAACTCAGTGGTGAAGCTCTTATGGGAGAAAAACCTTATGGGATTGATCCTGAAATTGTTCAATCTATAGCCAAAGATGTTTCAAAAGTAGCAGAAAATGGTACGCAAATAGCGATAGTAGTTGGGGGTGGGAATATTTTCAGAGGGTTAAAAGGATCAGCCGCTGGAATGGATAGAGCTACTGCTGACTATGTAGGAATGCTTGCTACTGTCATGAATGCAATTACACTTCAGGATGGACTAGAAAGAGCAGGGGTACCTACGAGAGTCCAATCTGCTATTGACATGCAACAGATTGCAGAACCTTATATTAGAAGGAGAGCTATCAGACATCTTGAGAAAGGAAGGGTAGTTGTATTTGGAGGTGGATGCGGAAATCCTTTCTTTACTACTGATACAACTGCGGCCCTCAGAGCCGCTGAAATAAACGCTGAGGTTGTCTTCAAAGCAACGAAAGTTGATGGAGTTTATAATCGAGATCCAAAAAAATTCCCTGATGCCGTCAAGTATGAAAATCTCACCTTTCAAGATGTTTTAACTAACGAAATTGAAGTAATGGATAGTACTGCTATTGCTCTTTGCAAAGACAATAAAATACCCATAGTTGTTTTTAATATTTTCCAGCCAGGAAATATCGCTAAGGCTATTTCAGGTGAGCCAATTGGATCAAGAATATCTAATTCAAGTTAA
- the cobO gene encoding cob(I)yrinic acid a,c-diamide adenosyltransferase → MNQKVPSQNSRLNNLDKNAEEIGMGGNLIPEISEEKYRKRMEKRKEVQTQRLKERQKEKGLIIINTGQGKGKTTAALGMGIRTLGHNHKVAIIQFIKGGWEPGESLAFKKFGGNLKFHAYGEGFTWETQDRNKDIRLVQSSWIKAFSYIKDSSYKLVILDEIIIAIKLGYIDEEEIIEGIKMRPELTHVVLTGRGASKKLIDSADLVTEMKLIHHPFREQGVKAQEGIEY, encoded by the coding sequence ATGAATCAAAAGGTTCCCAGTCAAAATTCAAGACTTAATAACCTAGATAAGAATGCAGAAGAAATAGGAATGGGTGGTAATTTAATACCAGAAATTAGCGAAGAAAAGTATCGTAAAAGAATGGAAAAAAGGAAGGAAGTTCAAACACAAAGATTAAAAGAAAGACAAAAAGAAAAAGGTCTTATAATAATTAATACTGGCCAAGGGAAAGGTAAAACAACAGCAGCTTTGGGTATGGGGATACGAACTCTTGGTCATAACCATAAAGTTGCGATAATTCAATTTATTAAAGGCGGCTGGGAGCCTGGAGAGTCATTGGCATTCAAAAAATTCGGAGGAAATTTAAAGTTTCATGCATATGGAGAAGGGTTCACTTGGGAGACACAAGATAGAAATAAAGATATACGATTAGTTCAATCAAGTTGGATAAAAGCGTTCTCCTATATTAAAGATTCTAGCTATAAACTTGTAATACTTGATGAGATAATTATTGCTATAAAACTTGGATATATAGATGAAGAGGAAATTATAGAAGGTATAAAAATGCGACCTGAGCTTACTCATGTGGTCCTAACTGGAAGAGGCGCTTCAAAAAAATTAATCGATTCAGCTGATCTAGTGACTGAGATGAAATTAATCCATCATCCTTTTAGAGAGCAAGGGGTAAAGGCACAAGAAGGAATTGAGTACTAA
- a CDS encoding site-specific integrase has translation MDANQKLLDINQDLESKGITLKIEKRGKVLNIRGSLPDKKSPNLSKVQRVSLKLPFDINGLEEAKKAIELIDFQLKKNQFSWSHWIKEKTISSTKSNNQNIVNEIESFKKKFFSDTSKSKSPAGMISTWQSAYKPYMNRIIGVSNQSNLKLGEGLLMKILLSYKENSRSRQQCGIALSALARHLNLELPENWKQLQSGYGIHESNFRELPSDDEIINSFHLIPNPKWRFVFGLMATYGLRNHEVFFSDLSCLKKDADKILRVFPNTKTGEHQVWPFHPEWVSLFELDNITNTSDLLPNIKTDLKDTTLQHIGRRVSEQFRRYKISFTPYDLRHAWAVRTILIGLPNTVAAKMMGHSVSIHTKTYHHWITKRDQQLAVDSALSRVKY, from the coding sequence ATGGACGCGAATCAAAAGTTACTAGATATCAATCAGGATCTTGAATCAAAGGGAATCACTCTAAAAATTGAAAAAAGAGGTAAAGTTTTAAATATTCGTGGTTCATTGCCTGATAAGAAATCTCCAAATCTTTCAAAAGTTCAAAGAGTAAGTCTTAAACTCCCATTCGACATTAACGGTTTAGAAGAAGCTAAAAAAGCAATAGAATTAATTGATTTTCAACTCAAAAAAAATCAATTTAGCTGGTCTCATTGGATAAAAGAAAAAACTATCTCTTCAACAAAAAGTAACAATCAAAACATAGTCAATGAAATAGAAAGCTTTAAAAAAAAATTTTTTTCTGATACATCTAAAAGCAAATCACCCGCAGGCATGATCAGCACTTGGCAGTCTGCTTACAAACCATATATGAACAGAATAATTGGAGTAAGTAATCAATCCAACCTTAAATTAGGCGAGGGACTTCTGATGAAAATCCTTTTAAGTTACAAGGAAAATTCTCGTAGTAGGCAACAATGTGGCATCGCTTTAAGCGCTTTAGCAAGACATCTCAATTTAGAACTACCTGAGAATTGGAAACAACTTCAAAGCGGGTATGGAATTCACGAATCTAATTTCAGAGAATTGCCTAGTGACGATGAAATCATTAATAGCTTTCATTTAATCCCAAATCCAAAATGGAGGTTTGTTTTTGGATTAATGGCTACCTATGGGCTAAGAAATCATGAAGTATTCTTTAGTGATTTATCTTGCTTAAAAAAAGATGCAGATAAAATACTTAGAGTTTTCCCTAATACAAAAACAGGAGAACATCAAGTTTGGCCATTTCACCCTGAATGGGTTAGTTTATTTGAGTTGGATAATATAACTAATACATCAGATTTACTCCCTAATATTAAAACAGATTTAAAAGATACCACTCTTCAACATATCGGAAGGAGGGTATCTGAACAATTTAGAAGATATAAAATTTCTTTTACTCCCTATGATTTAAGGCATGCATGGGCAGTTAGAACAATTTTAATAGGTCTTCCTAATACAGTAGCTGCGAAAATGATGGGTCACTCAGTTTCGATCCATACAAAAACTTATCATCATTGGATAACAAAAAGAGATCAGCAACTTGCTGTTGACAGTGCTTTATCTAGAGTCAAATATTAA